Proteins co-encoded in one Lacerta agilis isolate rLacAgi1 chromosome 6, rLacAgi1.pri, whole genome shotgun sequence genomic window:
- the OGFR gene encoding opioid growth factor receptor produces MSFRKCRNAAGRNWMAAKDMQKYRQHYPGLEETEMREEKMWNLRFYKNEMSFQPNGLLIEDLLEMWQNDYVTLEENHSYIQWLFPLREPGRNWRARLLTCQEIQAFKKSEEVMARFVRAYKLMLDFYGIELLNEKTGELGRAKNWQERFENLNRFSHNNLRITRILKCLGELGYEKYQMHLVKFFLTQILVHQELPRVLRSALDYFVFTVRNKRRRQELLHFAWRHFTPKRDFVWGPHRKLRRFKPRSPEFLNSERLEGEQDEDGEEAAGKSEVEQQHKTCQRLEEEPARRESVENDQDELMDKTGTVCPAIDQTTSNLIVQPVSKSNAELGFSSSDSVPSKDSEGEPSSVICGDGSRAGDAPGPQTSPAGEHEASGKMNQRGLATAEEVKAEKDGGKEDSAVSPFVQTGRQDLAEEGERKDGAPGSSSPQLEKQDPAGEGENGASGESPKECKKRKLEMGRLSEESVGVVKSPTDIEKISANLGEVVIGQKGIDGLPFTEEKASPLPPRGGDMDGRYMKETEATDAVRKRRKVEMASEGGASGTPAEAGIEVASSESQINSASTERTDGACHDATETIGNAPTNSDCSSPGVDLLVNSKTNAESSLSPDSCVPAQSGEQGTTSAVEGNRLQASEILPFSEKKDVGDESPRQEEGGIEGKAEAEADRNETPETVERVNSVSGPEAE; encoded by the exons GCCTCCTTATTGAAGATCTCCTTGAGATGTGGCAAAATGACTATGTAACTCTGGAAGAAAACCATTCATATATCCAGTG GTTATTTCCTTTGCGTGAGCCAGGAAGGAACTGGCGTGCACGGCTTCTCACCTGTCAAGAGATCCAG GCCTTCAAGAAATCGGAGGAAGTCATGGCGAGGTTCGTCCGGGCTTACAAGCTCATGCTGGACTTCTACGGAATCGAGCTGCTAAATGAGAAAACGGGTGAATTGGGGCGAGCAAAGAACTGGCAAGAGAGGTTCGAGAACCTCAACCG GTTCAGCCACAATAATTTGCGGATCACTCGCATCCTGAAGTGCTTGGGGGAGTTGGGCTACGAAAAATACCAGATGCACCTGGTGAAGTTCTTCCTGACGCAGATCCTGGTCCACCAGGAGCTCCCGCGGGTGCTGAGAAGTGCCTTGGACTACTTTGTGTTCACTGTCCGGAAcaagcggcggcggcaggagctgTTGCATTTTGCATGGCGGCACTTCACGCCCAAGCGGGATTTTGTCTGGGGCCCGCACAGGAAGCTCCGGCGATTCAAACCCCGGTCCCCAGAATTCCTGAACAGCGAGCGGCTCGAGGGGGAGCAGGATGAGGATGGAGAGGAGGCTGCAGGAAAGAGTGAAGTCGAGCAGCAGCATAAAACGTGCCAGAGACTTGAGGAAGAGCCTGCTAGGAGGGAGAGTGTGGAAAACGATCAGGACGAGCTGATGGACAAGACAGGCACCGTTTGCCCTGCTATAGACCAAACAACCAGTAATCTGATTGTTCAGCCTGTGTCCAAAAGTAATGCTGAACTGGGGTTTTCATCTAGTGACTCTGTCCCTAGCAAAGATAGCGAGGGAGAGCCTTCCTCTGTGATCTGTGGCGATGGATCGCGGGCCGGAGATGCTCCGGGACCCCAAACGAGTCCCGCAGGTGAACACGAAGCTTCAGGTAAGATGAATCAACGTGGGCTTGCAACAGCAGAGGAAGTCAAGGCAGAGAAGGATGGCGGGAAAGAAGACTCAGCGGTTTCTCCGTTTGTCCAAACGGGAAGGCAGGATCTTGCGGAGGAGGGCGAGAGGAAAGATGGAGCGCCAGGTTCTTCGTCTCCCCAGCTGGAAAAGCAGGATCCCGCCGGCGAGGGTGAGAACGGAGCGTCCGGTGAAAGTCCGAAGGAATGCAAGAAGAGGAAGCTGGAGATGGGCAGGTTGAGCGAGGAAAGCGTCGGGGTGGTGAAAAGCCCCACCGACATTGAGAAGATCTCTGCCAACCTCGGAGAGGTTGTGATTGGTCAGAAGGGGATCGATGGCCTTCCGTTCACGGAGGAGAAGGCCAGCCCTTTGCCGCCTCGAGGAGGTGATATGGATGGTAGATACATGAAGGAGACGGAAGCCACTGACGCAGTGAGAAAAAGACGGAAAGTTGAGATGGCATCGGAAGGCGGTGCCTCAGGGACACCCGCAGAGGCGGGCATCGAGGTGGCATCCTCTGAGAGCCAGATAAACTCCGCCAGCACCGAGAGGACGGATGGAGCCTGCCATGATGCAACAGAAACAATTGGCAATGCTCCTACAAACAGCGACTGTAGTTCGCCGGGTGTGGATTTATTGGTTAATTCCAAAACTAACGCCGAGTCGAGCCTTTCGCCAGACAGCTGTGTGCCAGCCCAGTCTGGCGAGCAAGGAACTACCTCCGCCGTGGAAGGCAACAGATTGCAGGCCAGCGAAATTCTGCCATTCAGTGAAAAGAAGGATGTGGGTGACGAAAGCCCAAGACAGGAAGAGGGGGGCAttgaaggaaaggcagaagcagaggcagatagGAATGAAACACCTGAAACAGTGGAGAGGGTGAATTCTGTATCAGGGCCAGAAGCAGAATAG